Below is a window of Syngnathus typhle isolate RoL2023-S1 ecotype Sweden linkage group LG12, RoL_Styp_1.0, whole genome shotgun sequence DNA.
CATTAAGCAGTCTCACTCAATGCAACATCCCCTATACATCATCCACGCTCGGTAAACACAACGATGACATTACATTAGCAACTGcaaatgaattttctttttagaaGGAAATTGAGAACGCTCTCCACCTCTTTTCTATTCCCTCTTTTCGCTGCCTCGCTCGCAcagtcgcgcacacacacgcgcaagcGCGTGCAAGTAAACCATAAAAGGCTGCAGcaatgtacaaacaaaataaaagcccCTTGAAAAATATTTCCCCCCTTTCCTCTGTCTTTAAATCGAAATTCAGAAGACTTGTTCCTGAAATACAATGCTAACATCAGAAAGACTTGCAGGGAGCGTTTGGGCCATTTTAacatggagatttttttttttttttaaataaattaccTATTTGTATTGACTTAGACTGACTTATTAAAATTTTCCACATTTAGATAAAACCCCAAAACACATTTAGAGTAAACACTGTTGATAAAGAAACTTTATTGTCGAGCATCAGTGTATTGCTTCTAATTGGAACTCATCTGAGCAACTTGTAGGAGTTCGTCAAAGTACAAATTCCGGTATTTGTCCCAAAATGTCTGCGTCAAACCAAAAGGGCCCACTTTATGTTCATAATGACGTCTTACTATACAAGAACGCAGCAGAACATGTGAATCTCCAAAGTCAAATGATTAATCGTGTTTTTATTCCCAAGTATCCGAGCTCCGAGGCCTGGCGAAATCGATGAAGGCTTTTCCGACGGAACGCGGCCGAGTGTGTGTTGCGCCCGCCCGCTGCCGCCCGGTCGCCTCATTTGTAGAATATCGAATCGGTTACAGTGAAGTAATTCCGCCGATTGAGTCCAATGTAAAAATCCATGCATCTGCGAGCAGCTGTCAGCGTGCGGCCGCGGTGACGGATGGCGCTGCGTCCCCTTCTCAGTGCGAGGTGATAAAAAGTCAAATTATGAGCGCCGGGCAGGGACGAGAGTGGTGGGACAAGGGGGGGGCACGGTTGCGGTGCGCAGACAGGGGAAAGAGAAGCCGAGCGAATCCCTCAAATGATAAGGGCAATCAGTCAATCCGGGAAACGTTTTGCACCACGGAAAGTGTTATTTCCTGCCGGTGCAGtcgggggtcaaaggtcggcgAGGGGTCAAGAGCGTGAACTCTGACCTCTGCGCGACTGGCCCGCAGGAAGGTGATTGATACGCCTCCGGCACGTTTTATTCTCGTTATTATCCGGCGGACAGGATTTTCCCGGCGGCGAAGATGTGAGCAGCTAAGTGCGTGTAACGGGACGAGCGCGCTCATCACGTCAATCCACATCATGTCGTCCGCTCAAATACAGACAATGTATTAGCGTTAGCATGCAGCGCTGACACCTTCATTAACTCACGATTGCTTTTCGGAATTACGCTGTAAATGTTGCAACGTGAGCATGGagcaaaaaaaagtgtgtggcTTTTGATCGGATTTTGTATAAAAATTGAAAATCAGGCGTACAGCTCTAAAAGACCCTGTTCAAATTCCACTCAAGCCGGTGGTTTGTTTTGACCTTCTCACTTCCTCACACTCCCCGTCTAAGCGGAGCATCAAACAGCCGAGGACCCCCAACCGGGCCCACCTGCTGCGCTGACCCCCACTATTCTCTGAGCCGCTCCCTCGGCGTCCCCCGACTGATAACCCCCCCGACAATCATTTTTATAGTCCTCACACTTTTTGTGACTTGACCGCAGTTTTAtaatagcacacacacacacatcaaaggAAGGAATGTGGATATTTGCTATTAGTTTTATCATCCACTAGCAGCCGTTATCTGCTCCATCATGAAAGGAGGGTCCCGGGAACGAGCCAGGAGGGACTCCGCGGGTCAAACAAACAATCCGTGAGCATGTAATTGCTGTCCGGGCCTATTTTCTTTTAGTGGCTGGTGCCCACTAACTTTTAATCAAAGACAAGAGTCTAATAAAGcacttttatttactgtaactATGAATTTCAGATAGTTGTGTAAATGCTTGTAATGGCTGAGTCGATAACTTTCAACCTGCATGCTATACGTCGGCTTGACACAAGGCACGGTTGCTGTAAAATAACCTTGACAAAAAGCAATgcatttggggaaaaaacactttttgtatttctttttatccAAAAggaaatttgaaatattttttacaaaaataataatgttcaTTTTGTATCATCAACTATATGTAGAACAATATTTTAGTTTTCATATACAAGTAATACTTATTTGATTCACTGATGTCAATTCACCAATGTTGATCAGGAAAATAGTCATTTCACAATGAAATGTAAAATTAgtgctgcttttattttggaagctTCTCAAGCAAACGAGTGGTTGCTAGTCTCCGCAATGTTGCCAAAACGAAGTTAGTTTTTTATTAGTTCATTGAATATTCCCCGAAGCCTCCAATAATATTTTTCCTCAAAAAGACTCAAAATTCACAACAGTGGTCATAATTTTAGCTATATTCTTAGCAATTTGCTAAAACAagacaatgtttttcttttaaatacataaaaaaggcTAAATTGAGGCTAACGTGTTAGCTTGGCCCATTCCGGTTTCTTTTCCAAAATGAATGGCCCACCCCTGACATAGAATAACGGCAATAAGATtactgttccttttttttttctttttaatttaacGATCTAACGCTGATTTGACCTGCCGAGTGTCTCCGCTGTAATTAAGTCACAGGACACGTTTACCTTTCTCCGCCCTCTGAGGGCCTCAGGAGTCAATCAGACTGTGGCCTCGCCGTCCCCTGCGTGGGAGGCCGGCGTACGGGGCCCAGTGGCTGGGAAAGTCCCGTGATTTATGACCCTCTACAGGCCTGACTGCTTCTCATTTTGCTGAGATTGAGCCACACAGTTAACCACAACTCCGACGCTTTAATCCGCTCGATttggtcaagaaaaaaaaaaaaatccactttggTTCTTAGGGGAAGGCAAGGGCGCTTGACGCCATCGTACCATTGTTTGATATTAAATTGGAAAGATTTTGCAGGCTACCTCTGTGTGTAATTGGGTATATTTTTCCTTAAAGCTTGGCTGATTATCACATAGATTTGATGTTAATGATTAAGCAGAGAAGAAGGTGGGGTGGGCCGAGTCGTTTTATCCTCAGTCTCACATGGCGGACTTTCATTTACTTATTCATGACTTTCTCCTCCTTTGGAGAATGTCTGGAACTGTTGGAGGCATTTGCATGAACTGGATAGTGGTTGGCATAAATGCACAGTTTGCAGGTTCAGGGTTCAAATTTCAGCGAAGGCCTTCAGGCGTAGTTTCTTTAGGTACTCGGCTTCCTCCCATATTCCCAAAACATACATGAagacactttttaaaaatgatttgacGTGACAATTTTGCAGTTATTGCTGGTGGACCACTGGTGGTACCCGCATCCCAGGTTGAGAAGCCCCGCTCTAAATCGCTCGTAGCGGTCCTactacatttttttaaagacaaagTATTGGCTAAATATCGAACATATGACCTCTCGAAGAGGTTAAGTGCAAGCATGTTTGCAGTCCTTGAAAGCACAAAGCTGATCCTACAAGTCCATTTTGGGGATTTCTACTCTCATTAAAAGCAGCCAAGCTTACACGGGCGGCAGCAGGCCAGTAACTCAAGGCCAAAGGAGGTTTATTTTATCATGGGTAAAGGTACCAAATCATGTCGCTATGAAGGGACCTATATAAATGCAAATTGTAGTGGCGAGCTATTAGTCGTGGAAAAAGGTTTTTATGTAAATGTCCTGTCGGACCACAGCGGAGCACTTGGTCACTTTGGATTAATGCTGCAAATGTGCCGCTAAAGACAAGCTGAAAACAAATGCTGAATGCAATGTGGCCCACTGCAAATGTGTTCATTTCCAAACGGCACCGGAGACCATCCGTTTCCAAACTCACACTTTGGGAACCAGACCAAATCCCCCAAAACATATTTACAAAGGTTACTATTTTGTTGGTTGCAAAATTATCACGGTTGATGGTTGGCTAATTTTAATTCTGTTACCACAACATCAATTTGATTACTATAAAAAGACAAATTATAGAAAAGTCCAATGCTACAATTGTACTGCACAAGTGTATTTGGGAACAGGGAGAGGTCTCCCTCTAGGGTTTATTTTGGATTATTACACAacacaaattatttatttttttctttcactgccAGCAGTCATCATTGCTATTGTGTTGTGTACACACTTTTCAGTTCACGGTCATATTTACATTATATACagttcagccattttgttttcaaatgggATATTAGTTAACACCACATGTCTACAACTTTAGTGATTGACAAAACATAACACACTATGCATAATGTTCACGTTCACGAGATCTTCATTTCTTCCGGAACCTTATGTTCCTGCATAACCAGTTCATGCCATCCTGGGTTTGGGAAAAACAAGAATGATTAAATGGGGTTCATTCCAAAAGCTGAAGTCGCTAATCAGTAGTCTTACTTTATCAAGTCCATGTGTTTGTATGGACAATAGCCTATTTTGTGCTTGTCTAATATAAAAGTACTGCTTTTGCACAATGTTGTGTCTTCTTGGTGCCAAAGAATTATTGAAGTGAGTCAAGAAATATTATAAGGAGTCTTTTGCTGCTGTTTCCTGGTATTTGTACACAATGTATCACTCCCAGTAGCATGTGTACCTGCAGTCCCTCGGCGGTAACGGCAGAGCAGGCTTGGACTTGCCACATTCGATCTCTGACCGTGTGGAGGTTAAGCCCCTCGGCCAGCTCAAAGGCCGACATGGCGGTGCTTAGGTCTTGTTTGTTGGCAAAGACCAGCAGCGGCACGCCGGCCAGATCGTCCTCCTCGAGCAGCTCGGCCAGCTCCTGTGCAAAATAGCGTCAATGTTGTCATCTTGAAGCAAGCTCATAAATTCCGATTCATCGACAAGGCAGATGCACATGCAATTTAAACCATCATCTCACCAAACTGGTCTCTTCAAACCGCTTTTTGTCCGAGCAGTCAATCACATAGATCtgcaagcacaaaaaaaatgacaataatcCTACATATTCAGAACATAATACAAAATGTACTTAATCCCGCAAGCCGTACCAACACATGCGTGTTCTCAAAGTAATTCTTCCAGTAAGGGCGAATCTTCCGCTGTCCTCCGATATCCCACACGTTCAGTTTGAAGCCAGACGACTGGACGCTCTTGATGTTGAAACCCTGCTCACACATACATAAGAGTGGCTTTTTGTACTCTACAGATATGTCGCGTGTTTGTTACCTGCGTTGGCGTGATGTGGCTGATATCCTCGGCGGCCAGCTGTTTGAGCAACGTGGTCTTGCCGGCGTTGTCCAAACCGAGCAGAAGCAAGCGCACCTCCTGGTCTTGAGGTTGCTTCAATCTCCGCAGGACGGACAGCAGGCCcttccgaaaaaaaaaacccaaaggtgcataagtgtgcacacccactTCTACTTTGCAGTTCTTTACACTGAGAATATTAAAATCTGATTTGGACAACTTAATACGATGTCATGATGGTTACAGTACTGTTGACAGCCGGACAGATTATGTTTGACCTGAAAGGCTCTGCGGGTGTGCCGTGCATTGTTGTAGAGAAATCTCCCGCTGGGTGAGATTAGGAATGTACACCGTGAATGGACGCTTTCCAAAAGAGCCTTCAGGAAGGCTTTGGCTCAAGCTATTTACTTCCCACGTGGCTAAGAATAAAACACTGTCACTCTGTCCCGCACCAAGTCACATGTACAAATTGGAATCAAGTGATTACGGATGATTAAAGCTTGGCTGTAAGGAACTAGTCAATAtttaagaagaggaaaaaaaaatactgaatcACGATTTGGTACATTCTATCTCTGCAtctttctcctttttctcctGGTAAATAGCTTGTACTAAATTggtttgaaaagaaaagaaaaagacagctTGCACAAAAGGTTACTCATCTAGACCGGAAGTATAGAAACGACATTGATCAGAAATTACAGTAATGGCACCAACTCTTCTCTTTTGACAGAATGCATTTTCCCTTCCCGTTCGGAGACATTGGAGACAAATGCTAACTAGTCAGCACGCAGGCATGAGGATGGATAACTTACCATGATGCTGTCCGGTGAATTAGTGGCTCCTTCTTACACTGACTGGATTAACATCGCCTTAACCACGTGGAGAATCACCACGGCATGTTCAGTGACGTCAAGTACCGGTAGGTAACGACATTGTTTGATTAATGTGATAAATGAGACAAATTAGGAAAGCCTACGCATAATTTGTGGCCCCCATTCGTCTAGAATGGACATGACAGAATAGATGGAACTTTATTTTAATGTTACTCATTTTAGTGGTACTTTGAGAATCGAGCTTTTTTATAAAATGGTACCTACTAATGTtaaaagtttgagaaccactgcaaTTGTTAACCAATGCCAGTCAGATTTTGGAGTGTGAAGAGACATGTGCAAATACATATTGTGACTGAGCAGTTGGACTTTATTTATGACTATATTTCATACACAGTGTGCTTTACATAATTAAAAGTACATGTAGACAGCATTTACAAACATTACAGAGATtttaagcaaataaataaaatgcagcTTGCTGAATTTACAAAAGAAATGTGCAGtgaatttgattttaaaaatggtTTTAAATGTTAGGATTTGAGTTTTATGACATATGTGACTATTAATCCCAGCAGTGACATTTTCATCAAACTAAATGTTATCAAAGGTTGAGATAGAAAATAGTCTTGAACATGGAATGTGACGTCAATTGCCAATCTATTTAGTCCGAACAACGCCCACAGCGCCCCCTGCAGCACGCCGAGCCCCCTGCAGTTTCTCATATTACTCCATCTCAGTCAAGAAACAACATAAACATGTCGGAAGGCGACTGGCCGAACCGCTAAATACAGCGCCACGGCCACCCGAAGACACCAGGACACGTCTTTGAAATTTAATCCACTTTTGCTTGTATGGTTTCCGTCGTGTCGACGGCTGACAACCCAGAAAGATGCCGCAGAAAACGCTGGGATCCATTGTAGGGCTCCTGTGTACCGGGGTCTGTCTGGTGCAGGTAAGCCGACGCCAGCGCTCTGGATGTCGGTCGCCGCTCGGAGTCGAGGCCGAGGCTTGTGGGCTTGGCCAAGGCCTCACCtccatcctctttttgtttgctcCACAAAAGAAACCGACTCCGGCTCAGCTTGTGTTCGGTGCCGATGACGTCAGTTAGTCAAAGTTTTTTCGACATTTGGTCGATGGTCAATTGGGATGAGACTCGGACGAAGCACAACTACCGTGCACGCCATTTGAATGTCCCCATTTTGAAGTTTGATGAAGGTGGTCGAGATAAAGGTTAGCTTTTGCTAACAGGCAAGCACCCGGCGAAATAACGGGTTTATTCGAGGTTGTTCAGAGTAGCTTGCTAGGCCCAAGGGCTAGCTAGCCTTATGCTAGAAAAGGATGGAGTCTCTTTTAGCAGTTCTTTTCAACATTTAGAAACATTTCAACAAACTTTTTGCTGAAGtggctctttttttcttttctttaaaggTTCAAACTTGATTTAAATTATGTTTAAAATATCGAATTCACAGTAGTCCCCCTTTCCGCTTATTTTTGAATGTAATTTTAACTCCTGTTTTGTTGTATCCTTGTTGGCTACTTCCCTAAACTCGACTTCTGCCATTTTAAAACGTGCATAAGCATCCGAGTACAATAATAGGGATAGTTCAATGTCGTGACAGGATTTATGAGATGGCAGCTTAGTGTGAGCTGTCCAAATATTGTCTTGCATGAATGCTGCAACCATGGTTCcaactcaattaaaaaaaaaaaagctgcatctcttttttgttatttttccaaaaCAGTGGATTATAGTTTCATGGTCAGTAAACTAGCGATGTTCTTACCGTGTCCTGTAATCACAATGACATTTAACATTTAATCAGATTGCTCACAAGTTTACAGGGGTTATTTCCACAATAGCAGCTATGATCAGCTGTGCAGCCttaagcaatgttttttttttttttttaatcattcagaCGCAGTTTCTCTTTCACATGTGGTTAAATGTTGACTCGCACTGGAaattgtgtgcgcgtgtttgcTGTTTGTTTCAAATTCAGGGCAAGGAGTTCTGTTTCGGGGTAAACAATGAGCAATATCGCTGCGAGATGGGCTACTGCTGCGGAGAGACTGAATGCTGCACTTACTACTATGAGCTCTGGTGTAAGTTTAAGTTAGCAATAATTCATGACACGTTTGGCAAATCTGTGGATGGACGTCCAGCCTATCTCTGACCAGAACCTACCCCCAATCTTTTCAGGGTTCTGGTTGGTTTGGACCCTGATCATCATGTTGAGCTGCTGCTGCGCGTATCGACACCGCAGGGTGAAAATGCGGCTGCAGCAGGAGCAACGGCAGCGGGAGATCAGCCTTATGGCCTACCAGGGCGCCTCCAGCTCCTTCATTTCACCTCCACCGCTCAACCTCAGTGAGTAGAAGATCATTTGTGAGGTGTTTGGTTTCCGACAagagttttgtgtttttgttctaCCTTCAACATGATAGTTATGAGTGTCTCTGGAGCCCCTAATTTAGAAGTTGCTCTTCTGTCTTGGAGGATTCTGGAATGACTGCAAGCTTCCTGACTACGAGGAGGTGGTGGGTCATCCACCCACCCCACCGCCCCCTTACTCTGAAAACCCTCCCGAGGCGGCCCAAGCTCCCTCCCCTCAAGTTAGTCAGCCCGAGCCAGAACCCTCGCAAGCCGCCCAGCCAGGGCCGGCCGCTGTTGCCTTACACTCCGACCAGGGcgccgcctcctcttcctcctcgccaCCGTCCTCGGCTCAGGAGAACCCAGAGGAGGATGAGCTCATCACTCGGCGCCGTCACGTGACCGGCGACTCAGGGATTGAGGTGTGCGTCTGCCAGCTAGACGAGGGCTCAGGGCCGGAGGAGGAGAGCGACGAGGAGCGGCGCGTGTGCGGGGCCACCGGCGGGGAATGCTGCTCCCGCCATCAGCAACACGCCTTCAGACACAAAGAGCACACCTGCGACATGGCCAGCCAAGCCACCAGCGCCGGAGACAGCATGGTGTGAGCCGGCGTGTCTTCTACCAGCCCAGGCCAGCCAATCCGGTGCGACACTCGACTTTAGCATTGTCACCGCGGGCGAATGTCTGTGTTTTCATCCTCCCGGTTACGCTCAGATGATTATCGTTAACCTCTCGACATGACGCGCTTATTTGTCCGTTTCAAGTTTCATAAGTTTTGCATTAAGTGAACTGATTGGGATTGACTGGGCCACGGGTTCTCAAACTTTTGGGGTCCggccaggatttttttttttccccgagatGTCCCTCCTAATTGTAACGCCGGTTGAACGCGAAGAGAATTTCTTAAGTGAATTTCAAAAGTACTGCTGTATTGTAATTTATGCCTTTTGGAAAGAAtgccttaattaaaaaaaaaaaagaagccttttCTTAAAAAATTAAAGACTAATCCTGTAATAATAGatcttttgtgaaaaaaaaactttatttaatCCAGGTATTTTAGACCACATCATTTAATTGGCCTAAACCTAAGGGAGGGAGTCCTAATTAGGTTATGTTATGAACAAATAACTGCAACTTATTACGCAGAGCTCCAAGCTTCAGCCGGTGGAGCCCAGTTTGAGAACCCCTGGACTAGACGACCGACCACCACTTGTGGCCCGCTCCTTCAGTTTGACTTTGAACCATCCGCTGGGGATGTTGACCGTCAAGACGCATACCAGCAAGGTCAACCACATTTCTTTCTTGTCCCCACTCTGCTGAGCACATGAGTGGAAAAGAACATCTTGTGACAGAATGAACAAATTACACTAAACTCAGACAGGAAGATGGCACGGTTTTTCAAATGTCTCCATCACTCACGTCAAGGGGTGACTTATGTTTTGACTTGTGTAGTTTGGAGGAAAGGCATGCTGTTAGTTGGCATGATTAGATCTTGAGTTTtaggttctttttttcttttttgatggGCTGTAAATTCTTGGGCCCGGATAGTTGTGAAGATGTTGTCAAGTTGCATTCTGGTTCCAAGGATGCCGTCAGGCTTCTCTGAAGTCCGAGCTCTTGGCCCTCGTGAGGGGTTTGTTGTGGTATTTTCCACTGGCAGTGGAGAGACGAGGAGGGGCAAGGGTTTGAGGGGAGAAGGTTGAAGTGGATGTTGGCAAACTTCAATTGTGTTCTTCTCTTGCTGTTGCACGTCTCCACGTTGTTAGTACTAAAGTGGTTGGACTGCGGGAAATAAAATTTGATTCAACATGTGCTCGGCTAGCAGTGGTAACGGGCAACATCTTACAAGAACCAAATTACTTTGAATGAACGTTATTGGGTAAACCCCTCACTATAGAGACAAACTAAATATTAATTGACATCCCCCTAAATGCTTCAAATAGCTCGTTGAAACCATAAAAATATCCCAAAACCAATGACAGATCATCGTAAAGGAAAACATATATATCCCAAGTTTGACATTTTCCTTAAAATTGCATGAAATAATAGCTAATTTCATAAATTTTACAttcataaaataacaaaaatagagattttttttttgtttcagaaaACTTGTTACGGAAAtgggggaaaatgttacaagaaGAAAATATTACAGCAAAAGTTGGAACGTTAACAGAATCATGAGATACAGTCAAGTATTTTTGTTGCGGAAAAATAATTGTCgttacaaaaattaaaaatgtaatttttagtTACAACCATATGCCGTTCAATTTTTTAAggcatttcttttccttctcagTCTGACGCAAAGAAAAACAGCTGTGGATTAAtcaaacatactttttttttgtgcgtgcaGATTTTAAGATGGCCCTCCAAAAATTGCTCATCATGGCCTTCCTTCGATTTCATGTTTACTGAGATGATTAAGGGCTATGTACGTATAATCGGTCACGATCGTCCATCCACTTTTAATGTCTGTTGCGATCCTTTGGAGGtcgctggactttttttttttttcaattgagcGTGATCTGATTGTAAGACAGCAAGTGTATGTTGGTCGggcttaaacattttttttttcttcctttgctttGCCCAACATAAAATTTAACATATTCCTTCCTGTCCATTAAGCCAAAGCATTTCATCCTCATATCGCAATGGTAGTTTTCCATCTGCAGTGTCGCGTATACTGTACGTCACTTAACCAGGctatgcaaaagaaaaaaacaaaaaggaaaaaaacaaaaacttaacTGTTCTATGCTGCCCTCCCACTTCTTGTCATGTGGGCACCAGTACTAGCAATATAACTCAGTACTGTGGCACAACACTGTACTgtaatctttcttttttctgtgtgtttgtggactatttgttaattaaaaaaaaacaaaagtaatgCTACAGCAACAATGTATGTATACAGAGGGGCTTCAAAAGgcaatttttgtttgtgtatatATCATTTTTACTCCTCTCATTTGGGGAAAGTAACAACTTACCTTCCTTCTCCACCACTAACATTTCTGATTACGTtgcgaggaagaaaaaaattgtgCTTGTTGTTTGGACTGATTCTTACTTTGGTGGGTTTGTCACTGTTCCGTCCACTCTTGGTGCATTTATTGTGTTAAGACAGTGACTTTCTTTTTCCATATTTAAACCGAATGAATATTTAACTGATGCCTTTCATACTTAGAGACATACAATTTTTGTATCTTGCATAATGGAAGACCTCAGtgtggaaaaaggaagtggactTGATTGAGGCGCTGTGGGTATATTGGTTTTGTTCCTCTTTCCTATGTTGTTTTCCgctaaaaaaaagtgaaaagagagGAGGGAAGCACTGACCGGTGGATAATAATCGCtctatattattaatatttttttcgggTTTAAGTAATACGTCTGCTGTGTGATGTTTGGGTcatcatttgtattttatttttttaataaaattaaacatataCACATAACTAATACATTCGTGTTTCAATTGAGGTGCGCTGTCCTAGTCTGATAATCAAAAATGATTAGTTTACTCAGGCATTGCAATGAATCACTGTATaaaatgtttgtgtttatttctaatacaactttattcacatagtaattttaaaaaaatcaacttttaaTTTGTCTGGCATTCAGGGATACACAGTAGTTATGTTTAATCGGTGTAAGGATTGTGAGGTGGTTCTTGGAAAAAAGTTTCAGGACCCCCTAGTCAACAGTAAAAGACTTCAAAAGTAGCTGCTCAGAAGAGATGGAGCATAAAGTCCAGCGTCAGGATTCGTCTCCAGGAAGTGGTTTCTGTCAGCCGCAGGGTGGACTCAGTGCAGTTAAGTTTTGCTCCCCAAAGCCTAATCCACCTCCCGTCCTCCTCCTCAGTAGAACCGCTTGCGCCGATTCTCGTTCCAGTGACCGTAGAGCAGCAGCCCGACGACCACCAGGAAGATGCAGCCCAGCATGGAGAAGAGCACCGTGAAGAAAATGGCCAACCCGCTCATTCCTTCCTCAGTGCGACCCGCTGGAAGACAACAGAAGGTCAGAGTGGTGCAGAGAATGAAgctcatgtgtgtgcgtgttacaTCTGAGCAGCTCCATGTTATCCACACTGGGTATCGTGATTTCCACCTCCTGGTCTTCCTCTTCCTGTTTGCTTCGCAACACCGTCAGTTGGTAGAGTTTCAGTGAGATGATGTCATGGTTGTCTATTGGGATCAGGTTAGAGAAACGTTAATACTCAACTGACTCAATCAGGAAAATGAGAGTTGGTACGATACTGCCATCTGTTGCTTTAAAGTGTGAACTACACTAGCTTCAGAATTCAGTCAACCTCGTTTGATTCAAAAGCTGTCCATTTAGTTAAGTCCAATGCTACCTCCTGACTTAACAAGCTTTTTATGAGCACATCTGTGACGTGTTCTACCTGAAAGGTCTCCTGTAACTGCGGTGGCGCCAAAATAAAAGCCCTTGGGCAGCCGCACGCCCGGCAGATCCAGGCAGTCCCGCCACTCGTGTTGTCCGTCAATGTCGATCATCACCTGAATAAAAACAGCACGACTGTAAAATATGTTATAATAATTGGCGGTAAAGCATCAAATTGGCTCGTTTGAGCCTAATAACAAAAGATCACCGTTAGCCTGCGCCGGACGTATCGGATGAAGAGGAAGGTGTCGTGCTTCAGGTTGCGCACCATGGCGTTGCAACCCCCCAGCTCGGTGGGCCGGCCGTCCCGCTCGTGGTCGTAGCCGATGGTGCCGTTGCCCACCATGGCGAGAACGAAGGGGAAGATCCTCTTGAGATTGGATAAAGACGCACAAGACTTTAGGTGGCAATCATTGTTATTGTTTGCACTGTTAAGTTTCTTATCAGGCTCACACGTTGTTGAACACGCACATTCCAAAGATGG
It encodes the following:
- the LOC133163760 gene encoding ADP-ribosylation factor-like protein 3, which translates into the protein MHGTPAEPFSVKNCKVEVGVHTYAPLGFFFRKGLLSVLRRLKQPQDQEVRLLLLGLDNAGKTTLLKQLAAEDISHITPTQGFNIKSVQSSGFKLNVWDIGGQRKIRPYWKNYFENTHVLIYVIDCSDKKRFEETSLELAELLEEDDLAGVPLLVFANKQDLSTAMSAFELAEGLNLHTVRDRMWQVQACSAVTAEGLQDGMNWLCRNIRFRKK
- the lman2la gene encoding lectin, mannose-binding 2-like a isoform X2, with translation MAAVGCWTHRQNSKSIYILFSSQKMTPFKLLCYFILFIFTVNHCIADDDHEMEEFLKREYSLTKPYQAVGSLSSSHWELMGDAMVTTEQVRLTPDMQSRQGAVWSKLPCHLTDWEMQVHFKIHGTGKKNLNGDGLAIWYTKERMQKGPVFGNKDNFTGLGVFVDTYPNEEKQLERIFPFVLAMVGNGTIGYDHERDGRPTELGGCNAMVRNLKHDTFLFIRYVRRRLTVMIDIDGQHEWRDCLDLPGVRLPKGFYFGATAVTGDLSDNHDIISLKLYQLTVLRSKQEEEDQEVEITIPSVDNMELLRSGRTEEGMSGLAIFFTVLFSMLGCIFLVVVGLLLYGHWNENRRKRFY
- the wbp1 gene encoding WW domain-binding protein 1 isoform X2; translated protein: MKVVEIKGKEFCFGVNNEQYRCEMGYCCGETECCTYYYELWWFWLVWTLIIMLSCCCAYRHRRVKMRLQQEQRQREISLMAYQGASSSFISPPPLNLRFWNDCKLPDYEEVVGHPPTPPPPYSENPPEAAQAPSPQVSQPEPEPSQAAQPGPAAVALHSDQGAASSSSSPPSSAQENPEEDELITRRRHVTGDSGIEVCVCQLDEGSGPEEESDEERRVCGATGGECCSRHQQHAFRHKEHTCDMASQATSAGDSMV
- the wbp1 gene encoding WW domain-binding protein 1 isoform X1; the encoded protein is MPQKTLGSIVGLLCTGVCLVQGKEFCFGVNNEQYRCEMGYCCGETECCTYYYELWWFWLVWTLIIMLSCCCAYRHRRVKMRLQQEQRQREISLMAYQGASSSFISPPPLNLRFWNDCKLPDYEEVVGHPPTPPPPYSENPPEAAQAPSPQVSQPEPEPSQAAQPGPAAVALHSDQGAASSSSSPPSSAQENPEEDELITRRRHVTGDSGIEVCVCQLDEGSGPEEESDEERRVCGATGGECCSRHQQHAFRHKEHTCDMASQATSAGDSMV